The following proteins are encoded in a genomic region of Amycolatopsis sulphurea:
- a CDS encoding LLM class F420-dependent oxidoreductase, producing the protein MRIGTGISYSGGFAESVEDVVELEKAGLDIVFVPEAYSFDAVSQLGYLAAKTERIGLASGIFQIYTRTPSLTAMTAAGLDFVSGGRFTLGLGASGPQVIEGFHGVKYDAPLARTREIVDICRQVWRRERVQHQGRHYTIPLPADQGTGLGKPLKLINHPVRERIPILLASLGPKNVALTAELAEGWEPIFFHPERAADVWGAALAEGKAKRDPALGELDVFAGPALAIGEDVDHLLDQLRPTVALYVGGMGARGKNFYNTLAVRYGYEAEAKQIQDLYLDGKKDAAAAAVPEELLRAISLVGPASYVRERAAAFAEAGVTTLVVSPLQPGRAARVAAVSQLRELIG; encoded by the coding sequence ATGAGGATCGGCACCGGCATCAGCTACTCGGGCGGCTTCGCCGAGAGCGTCGAAGACGTGGTCGAACTGGAGAAGGCCGGGCTGGACATCGTGTTCGTCCCGGAGGCCTACAGTTTCGACGCGGTGAGCCAGCTCGGCTACCTGGCCGCGAAGACCGAGCGGATCGGGCTCGCCTCGGGCATCTTCCAGATCTACACCCGCACGCCGAGCCTCACCGCGATGACCGCGGCCGGGCTCGACTTCGTCTCCGGCGGCCGGTTCACGCTCGGTCTCGGCGCGTCCGGACCGCAGGTGATCGAGGGTTTCCACGGGGTGAAGTACGATGCTCCGCTGGCCAGGACCCGGGAGATCGTGGACATCTGCCGTCAGGTGTGGCGCCGCGAGCGGGTGCAGCACCAGGGGCGGCACTACACCATCCCGCTGCCCGCCGACCAGGGCACCGGGCTGGGCAAACCGCTCAAGCTGATCAACCACCCGGTGCGCGAGCGGATCCCGATCCTGCTGGCCTCGCTGGGGCCGAAGAACGTCGCGCTCACCGCGGAGCTGGCCGAGGGCTGGGAGCCGATCTTCTTCCACCCGGAGCGGGCCGCGGACGTGTGGGGTGCCGCGCTGGCCGAGGGCAAGGCCAAACGCGACCCGGCGCTGGGCGAGCTGGACGTGTTCGCCGGGCCGGCGCTGGCCATCGGCGAGGACGTCGATCACCTGCTGGACCAGCTGCGGCCGACGGTTGCCCTTTATGTCGGCGGAATGGGCGCCCGGGGCAAGAATTTCTACAACACCCTCGCCGTCCGCTACGGTTACGAGGCTGAGGCGAAGCAGATCCAGGACCTCTACCTCGACGGCAAGAAGGACGCAGCCGCCGCGGCCGTCCCGGAGGAGCTGCTCCGCGCGATCTCGCTGGTCGGCCCGGCGAGCTATGTGCGGGAACGAGCGGCGGCGTTCGCCGAGGCAGGCGTGACCACATTGGTGGTCAGCCCGCTGCAGCCCGGCCGTGCAGCCAGGGTGGCGGCGGTCTCGCAGCTGCGGGAGCTGATCGGGTAG
- a CDS encoding glycoside hydrolase family 65 protein yields MTETGFGYECSPWELRWRGLDVDALQRTESAFALSNGHIGMRGTLEESEPRGLPGTYLNGFYEQHELPYAEGGYGYPEEGQTVVNVTDGKVLRLLVEDEPLDMRYGVATAHDRVLDFRSGTLRRVTEWSSPTGRRVRVTTERLVSFTQRAVAAIRYDVEPLDEDLQLVVQSDLLANEPIESDTRDPRVAAALDSPLVPQFCQAADYQAVLVHETRASGLRVAAAMDHKIEVDNGLRTRIHAEGDLARLTAAVDVRKGGRLRITKFLAYGWSAQRSVPALRAQVEAALAGGRQTGWKGLIAEQRQFLDDFWATSDIEIDGDPELQQAVRFALFHLLQAGARGETRAIAGKGLTGPGYDGHAFWDSETFVLPVLTYTMPDAARDALRWRHSTMDKARARAAQLGLRGAAFPWRSINGAECSAYWPAGTAAFHVSADIADAVLRYMYATGDIEFERDCGTELLLETARLWASLGHFDHHGHFRIDGVTGPDEYSAVADNNIYTNLMARRNLSAAADSCRRHPDIAARFGVDTVELDTWRSAADMMALPYDQELGVHPQSEGFLQHDEWDFAGTEEEFYPLLLNYPYFDLYRKQVVKQADLVLALHLCGDSFSPEEKARDFAYYEARTVRDSSLSAGTQAVIAAEVGHLQLAYDYLAEAALTDLHDVHNNVRNGLHMASLAGAWQGTVAGFGGLRDHGGQLSFAPRLPGALRRLTFRLTFRGTRFQVSIRHTHATYQVLDGPTLDLIHHGERFTVTAEPQQLPIPVLNAGPPPSQPAGRAPARRDASKVRPFINGG; encoded by the coding sequence GTGACCGAAACGGGATTCGGCTACGAGTGCTCCCCGTGGGAGCTGCGGTGGCGCGGCCTCGACGTGGATGCGTTGCAGCGCACCGAATCGGCTTTCGCGCTGTCGAACGGCCACATCGGCATGCGCGGCACCCTGGAGGAGAGTGAGCCGCGCGGGCTGCCCGGCACCTACCTCAACGGGTTCTACGAACAGCACGAACTGCCCTACGCCGAAGGCGGTTACGGCTACCCCGAAGAAGGCCAGACCGTGGTCAACGTGACCGACGGGAAGGTGCTGCGGCTGCTGGTCGAGGACGAGCCGCTGGACATGCGCTACGGCGTGGCGACCGCGCACGACCGGGTGCTGGACTTCCGTTCCGGCACACTGCGCCGGGTCACCGAATGGTCCTCCCCCACCGGCCGCCGCGTCCGGGTGACCACCGAACGGCTGGTGTCGTTCACCCAGCGCGCGGTGGCCGCGATCCGGTACGACGTCGAGCCGCTGGACGAGGATCTGCAGCTGGTGGTGCAATCCGACCTGCTGGCGAACGAGCCGATCGAATCCGACACTCGGGACCCGCGGGTGGCCGCGGCCCTCGATTCGCCGCTGGTACCGCAGTTCTGCCAGGCAGCGGACTACCAGGCGGTGCTGGTGCACGAGACCCGCGCGTCCGGGCTGCGAGTGGCCGCCGCGATGGACCACAAGATCGAAGTGGACAACGGGCTGCGCACCCGCATCCACGCCGAGGGCGACCTGGCCCGGCTCACCGCCGCGGTGGACGTGCGCAAGGGCGGGCGGCTGCGGATCACCAAGTTCCTCGCCTACGGCTGGTCCGCGCAGCGGTCCGTGCCGGCCCTGCGCGCGCAGGTGGAGGCCGCGCTGGCGGGCGGGCGCCAGACCGGCTGGAAGGGCCTGATCGCCGAGCAGCGGCAGTTCCTGGACGATTTCTGGGCCACTTCGGACATCGAGATCGACGGGGACCCGGAACTGCAGCAGGCCGTCCGGTTCGCGTTGTTCCACCTGCTGCAGGCCGGGGCGCGCGGCGAGACCAGGGCGATCGCCGGCAAGGGCCTGACCGGACCCGGCTACGACGGGCACGCGTTCTGGGACAGCGAGACCTTCGTCCTGCCGGTGCTGACCTACACCATGCCGGACGCCGCCCGGGACGCCCTGCGCTGGCGTCATTCCACAATGGACAAAGCACGGGCGAGGGCGGCGCAGCTCGGGCTGCGCGGGGCGGCGTTCCCGTGGCGGTCGATCAACGGCGCGGAATGCTCGGCGTACTGGCCGGCCGGCACCGCCGCGTTCCACGTGAGCGCGGACATCGCCGACGCGGTTCTCCGGTACATGTACGCCACCGGCGACATCGAGTTCGAACGCGACTGCGGAACCGAGCTGCTCCTGGAGACGGCCCGCCTGTGGGCCTCACTCGGGCACTTCGACCACCACGGCCACTTCCGGATCGACGGGGTGACCGGCCCGGACGAGTATTCGGCGGTGGCGGACAACAACATCTACACCAACCTGATGGCCCGGCGGAACCTGTCCGCCGCGGCCGACTCCTGCCGGCGGCACCCGGACATCGCCGCCCGGTTCGGCGTGGACACGGTGGAACTCGACACGTGGCGCTCGGCTGCGGACATGATGGCGCTGCCCTACGACCAGGAACTCGGCGTGCACCCGCAGTCGGAAGGTTTCCTGCAACACGACGAGTGGGATTTCGCCGGTACCGAGGAGGAGTTCTACCCGCTGCTGCTGAACTACCCGTACTTCGATCTGTACCGCAAACAGGTGGTGAAGCAGGCCGACCTCGTGCTGGCCCTGCACCTGTGCGGGGATTCCTTCAGCCCCGAGGAGAAGGCCCGCGATTTCGCCTACTACGAGGCCCGGACGGTCCGGGATTCGTCGCTGTCGGCCGGAACCCAGGCCGTGATCGCCGCCGAGGTCGGGCACCTGCAGCTGGCCTACGACTACCTGGCCGAGGCCGCCCTGACGGACTTGCACGACGTGCACAACAACGTCCGCAACGGCCTGCACATGGCCTCCCTGGCCGGGGCCTGGCAGGGCACCGTGGCCGGTTTCGGCGGCCTGCGCGACCACGGCGGGCAGCTGTCGTTCGCCCCGCGCCTGCCCGGAGCACTACGGCGGCTGACCTTCCGCCTGACCTTCCGCGGCACCCGTTTCCAGGTCTCCATCAGGCACACCCACGCCACCTACCAGGTCCTCGACGGCCCCACCCTGGACCTGATCCACCACGGCGAACGCTTCACGGTGACCGCGGAACCACAACAGCTGCCGATCCCCGTGCTGAACGCCGGACCACCACCCAGCCAGCCCGCGGGACGTGCCCCGGCCCGCCGGGACGCTTCGAAGGTCCGGCCGTTCATCAACGGCGGCTGA
- a CDS encoding DUF885 domain-containing protein: protein MTAAALADEFVDGMFDFDPLYAAVSGLRPDAPGLGDPSAAAEAEQRRWLLAMRERAEAIDPAGLGATDRVTREVLLSTIAEWLDRIDSRTIEFSVSSLFTSPASGLLTMLPMVTVTAGASAEAHLGRLAAIPEYLRACAQRHLAGIADGLLPVERLVRGAVEHLDRYLAEPENDPLRRQPAPDEEFATRRDDLLRDVVRPGFREYRDVLAAEVLPHGRPDERAGVSWLPGGAEIYARLARLHTTSDRTPQELHETGLAVIEGQIEQYRTLGERVFGTRELPEIFERLRTDPKLRWASAEELLETARAAITRAATEAPNWFGKIPQHPWVVEPVPEDAAPSAPPAYYLRPATDGSRPGTYFANTHQATERFRHTAEATAFHEAIPGHHFQLSAALDLTDLPLLRRINDFTAYAEGWGLYTERLADEMGLYSDDVSLLGMLTLESMRAGRLVVDTGMHALGWSRQQAVDYLIEHTPMAPVEIEAEIDRYLGFPGQALAYLVGRLEIQRLRAQAEARLGSRFDIRGFHDTVLAGGSLPLSVLDTVVSDWVAGHGDTVNWLADELVELDFEGNPLDRTIWGLPGDHGTLPDPSLAAAERHRAAYAELVRRAEAIDPAGLDRTEAVTRQVVLARARGALDTLDSQLAGFAVSDGLSSPALRLLIELPQLVPDDAEKARGYLSRLGALGGYLDAVIERQRAAAAEGLVPPEFLVRIGIDYVERYLAAERDDPLRITAKAEVAGFDEERDRLLGEVVRPAYRRYRDFLAGELLPIAKPDTQPGIGHLPGGAEKYQGLIRAQTTTDRAARELHETGLAMIEAQAEEYRTLGERVFGTRELPQIFERLRTDPALRWQDGEELLAAARAAVARAEAAAPQWFLRIPASECEVAPVPEADEVSGTIAYYLPPALDGSRPGTYYANTYEANARPRHTSEAIAFHEAVPGHHFQLTLAQELSDLPMLRRIVLFNAYTEGWGLYTERLADEMGLYSDDVARLGMLTLESMRAGRLVVDTGMHALGWTRQQAVDYLIEHTPMARVEIEGEIDRYAANPGQALGYMVGRLEIERVRAEAERALGDRFDLRGFHDVLLGHGAVPLSALDTLVGEWVAAQREAAGMS, encoded by the coding sequence ATGACCGCCGCCGCGCTCGCCGACGAATTCGTCGACGGAATGTTCGACTTCGACCCCCTCTACGCCGCGGTCTCCGGTCTGCGCCCGGATGCGCCGGGGCTCGGCGATCCCAGCGCCGCGGCCGAAGCGGAGCAGCGCCGCTGGCTGCTCGCGATGCGGGAGCGGGCCGAGGCGATCGACCCGGCCGGGCTCGGCGCGACCGACCGGGTCACCCGCGAGGTCCTGCTCAGCACGATCGCCGAATGGCTGGACCGGATCGACAGCCGGACCATCGAGTTCTCGGTGAGCAGCCTCTTCACCTCGCCCGCCTCGGGCCTGCTCACCATGCTGCCGATGGTCACGGTGACCGCGGGCGCCTCCGCCGAGGCGCACCTGGGCAGGCTGGCGGCGATCCCGGAGTACCTGCGGGCCTGCGCGCAGCGCCACCTGGCGGGGATCGCGGACGGGCTGCTGCCGGTCGAGCGCCTGGTACGCGGGGCCGTCGAGCACCTCGACCGCTATCTTGCCGAGCCGGAGAACGATCCGCTGCGGCGCCAGCCCGCGCCGGACGAGGAGTTCGCCACGCGGCGGGATGACCTGCTGCGCGACGTGGTCCGCCCGGGGTTCCGCGAATACCGCGACGTGCTGGCCGCCGAGGTCCTCCCGCACGGCAGGCCGGACGAGCGCGCGGGCGTGTCCTGGCTGCCCGGGGGTGCGGAGATCTACGCCCGGCTGGCCCGCCTGCACACCACCAGCGACCGCACCCCGCAGGAGCTGCACGAGACCGGCCTGGCCGTGATCGAGGGCCAGATCGAGCAGTACCGCACGCTGGGCGAGCGGGTGTTCGGCACGCGTGAGCTGCCGGAGATCTTCGAGCGGCTGCGTACCGACCCGAAGCTGCGCTGGGCGAGTGCCGAGGAGCTGCTGGAGACCGCGCGGGCCGCGATCACCCGGGCCGCCACCGAGGCGCCGAACTGGTTCGGGAAGATCCCGCAGCACCCCTGGGTCGTCGAGCCGGTGCCCGAGGACGCGGCTCCCAGTGCGCCGCCCGCGTACTACCTGCGGCCGGCCACGGACGGGTCCCGGCCGGGCACCTACTTCGCCAACACCCATCAGGCGACCGAACGGTTCCGGCACACCGCGGAGGCCACCGCGTTCCACGAGGCGATCCCGGGGCACCACTTCCAGCTGAGCGCCGCGCTGGACCTCACGGATCTGCCGTTGCTGCGCCGGATCAACGATTTCACCGCCTACGCCGAGGGCTGGGGTCTCTACACGGAGCGGCTGGCCGACGAGATGGGCCTGTATTCCGACGATGTCTCCCTGCTGGGCATGCTCACCCTGGAGTCGATGCGGGCGGGCCGGCTGGTGGTGGACACGGGGATGCATGCGCTGGGCTGGAGCCGGCAGCAGGCGGTGGACTACCTGATCGAGCACACCCCGATGGCGCCGGTGGAGATCGAGGCCGAGATCGACCGCTACCTCGGCTTTCCGGGGCAGGCCCTGGCCTATCTGGTGGGGCGGCTGGAGATCCAGCGGCTGCGGGCGCAGGCGGAGGCCCGGCTGGGCAGCCGGTTCGACATCCGCGGGTTCCACGACACCGTGCTCGCCGGTGGTTCGCTGCCGCTCTCGGTGCTGGACACGGTCGTCTCGGACTGGGTCGCCGGGCACGGCGACACCGTCAACTGGCTGGCCGATGAGCTGGTGGAGCTGGACTTCGAAGGCAACCCGCTGGACCGCACGATCTGGGGGCTGCCCGGTGACCACGGCACCCTGCCGGATCCGAGCCTCGCCGCGGCCGAACGGCACCGTGCGGCCTACGCCGAGCTGGTGCGCCGCGCCGAGGCGATCGACCCGGCCGGGCTGGACCGCACCGAGGCCGTGACCAGGCAGGTCGTCCTCGCTCGTGCCCGTGGCGCGCTCGACACCCTCGATTCGCAGCTGGCCGGGTTCGCGGTGAGCGACGGGCTCAGCTCGCCCGCGCTGCGCCTGCTGATCGAACTGCCTCAGCTGGTGCCGGACGACGCGGAAAAGGCCCGTGGCTACCTGAGCCGGCTGGGCGCGCTCGGCGGCTATCTCGACGCGGTGATCGAGCGGCAGCGCGCTGCCGCGGCCGAGGGTCTCGTGCCGCCGGAGTTCCTGGTGCGCATCGGGATCGACTACGTCGAGCGATACCTGGCCGCGGAGCGGGACGATCCCTTGCGGATCACGGCGAAGGCCGAGGTGGCGGGTTTCGACGAGGAACGCGATCGGCTGCTGGGCGAGGTCGTGCGGCCCGCCTACCGGCGTTATCGCGATTTCCTCGCCGGTGAGCTGCTGCCGATCGCGAAACCGGACACGCAGCCCGGGATCGGTCACCTGCCCGGCGGGGCGGAGAAGTACCAGGGCCTGATCCGGGCCCAGACCACCACCGATCGCGCCGCCCGGGAACTGCACGAGACCGGCCTGGCGATGATCGAGGCGCAGGCCGAGGAGTACCGCACGCTGGGAGAGCGGGTGTTCGGCACGCGTGAGCTGCCGCAGATCTTCGAGCGGCTGCGCACCGACCCGGCGCTGCGCTGGCAGGACGGCGAGGAGCTGCTGGCCGCCGCCCGCGCCGCCGTGGCCCGGGCGGAAGCCGCTGCGCCGCAATGGTTCCTGCGGATTCCCGCGAGCGAGTGCGAGGTCGCGCCGGTACCGGAGGCGGACGAGGTGAGCGGCACCATCGCCTACTACCTGCCGCCTGCCTTGGACGGCTCTCGCCCCGGCACCTACTACGCCAACACCTACGAGGCGAATGCCCGGCCGCGGCACACGAGCGAGGCGATCGCGTTCCACGAAGCCGTTCCCGGGCACCACTTCCAGCTCACGCTGGCGCAGGAGCTCAGCGATCTGCCGATGCTGCGCCGGATCGTGCTGTTCAACGCCTACACCGAGGGCTGGGGCCTCTACACCGAGCGGCTGGCCGACGAGATGGGCCTGTACTCCGACGACGTCGCGCGCCTGGGCATGCTCACCCTGGAGTCGATGCGGGCCGGGCGGCTGGTGGTGGACACGGGGATGCATGCGCTGGGCTGGACCCGCCAGCAGGCGGTGGACTACCTGATCGAGCACACCCCGATGGCGCGGGTGGAGATCGAAGGGGAAATCGACCGCTACGCCGCGAACCCCGGTCAGGCGCTCGGATACATGGTGGGACGTCTGGAGATCGAACGAGTCCGAGCGGAGGCGGAACGCGCCCTGGGCGACCGTTTCGACCTGCGCGGCTTCCACGACGTCCTGCTCGGCCACGGCGCGGTGCCACTGTCTGCTTTGGACACTCTGGTGGGCGAATGGGTTGCGGCACAACGAGAGGCGGCTGGGATGAGCTGA
- a CDS encoding PadR family transcriptional regulator: protein MSLRHAVLGMLADAPGSGYDLLKRFESRENNAWSATQSQLYGELGKLAQTGLIEMTVAGPRGRKEYAITEAGRHELREWLLDPVPPQPARNETLLRMYFLGEVEPAQAREYVRRQGAEAEEQAERLDALDEAIPWDDSDRSFYGRLVLEWGKRYAAMQREWADWAEHRIRANRG, encoded by the coding sequence ATGAGTTTGCGACACGCGGTGCTCGGGATGCTGGCCGATGCCCCCGGCAGTGGCTATGACCTGCTGAAACGCTTCGAGAGCAGGGAGAACAACGCGTGGTCGGCCACGCAGAGCCAGCTGTACGGGGAGCTGGGGAAGCTGGCGCAGACCGGGCTGATCGAGATGACGGTGGCCGGTCCGCGTGGCCGCAAGGAATACGCGATCACCGAAGCGGGCCGCCACGAGCTGCGGGAGTGGCTGCTCGATCCGGTTCCGCCGCAGCCCGCGCGCAACGAGACGTTGCTGCGGATGTATTTCCTCGGCGAGGTCGAGCCGGCGCAGGCCCGGGAGTACGTGCGGCGGCAGGGCGCGGAAGCCGAGGAGCAGGCCGAGCGGCTCGACGCGCTCGACGAGGCGATTCCGTGGGACGACAGTGATCGCTCCTTCTACGGCAGGCTCGTGCTGGAGTGGGGCAAGCGCTACGCGGCGATGCAACGGGAATGGGCGGACTGGGCGGAGCACCGGATCCGCGCGAACCGTGGATGA
- a CDS encoding carotenoid oxygenase family protein, whose protein sequence is MATTDYHLAGHYAPVHDELTAYDLEITGSLPPELTGWYLRNGPNPRKENAHWFTGEGMIHGVRLERGRAAWYRNRWVRTESFEDQERVIYQADGTRNLRASAANTHVVNHAGRTLALVESSLPYEITNDLETVGAYDFGGELADSMTAHPKICPETGELHFFGYGSLTAPHVSYYRADAAGNLVVRQPIDVPGLTMMHDFALTRDHVVFFDLPVVFDHELVGRGMPYRWSDSYGARLGVLRRDDPAGGVRWFEVAPCYVFHTLNAHDTPAGRIVVHVVRYGQMFGDSRETPGQLWRWSIDLASGTVTEDRLDDRAGEFPRIDDRQAGLDARFGYVAGSTKAQMLDRLRRYDLHTGTSREHVFAPGQTIGEAVFVPAEDKPGGAGWLLTYVYDGATDRSDLVVLDAQDIAAAPVATVHLPARVPTGFHGNWLPES, encoded by the coding sequence ATGGCCACCACCGATTACCACCTCGCCGGCCACTACGCCCCGGTGCACGACGAGCTGACCGCCTACGACCTCGAGATCACCGGCTCCCTGCCACCGGAACTCACCGGCTGGTACCTACGCAACGGGCCGAACCCGCGCAAGGAGAACGCGCACTGGTTCACCGGCGAGGGCATGATCCACGGCGTCCGATTGGAACGCGGCCGCGCCGCCTGGTACCGCAACCGCTGGGTCCGCACGGAGAGCTTCGAGGACCAGGAACGCGTGATCTACCAGGCCGACGGCACCCGGAACCTGCGCGCGAGCGCGGCCAACACGCATGTGGTCAACCACGCCGGCCGCACGCTCGCCCTCGTCGAATCCTCGCTGCCGTACGAGATCACCAACGATCTCGAAACCGTCGGCGCCTACGATTTCGGCGGCGAACTCGCCGATTCGATGACCGCGCACCCGAAGATCTGCCCGGAGACCGGCGAGCTGCATTTCTTCGGCTACGGCAGCCTCACCGCCCCGCACGTGAGCTACTACCGCGCCGACGCGGCCGGAAACCTCGTGGTGCGCCAGCCGATCGACGTGCCGGGGCTGACGATGATGCACGACTTCGCGCTCACCCGGGACCACGTGGTGTTCTTCGATCTGCCGGTGGTGTTCGACCACGAGCTGGTCGGCCGCGGCATGCCCTACCGGTGGAGCGACAGCTACGGCGCCCGGCTCGGCGTGCTGCGGCGCGACGATCCGGCGGGCGGGGTGCGCTGGTTCGAGGTGGCCCCGTGCTACGTCTTCCACACGCTCAACGCGCATGACACCCCCGCCGGCCGGATCGTGGTGCACGTGGTCCGCTACGGCCAGATGTTCGGAGACTCCCGGGAAACGCCCGGCCAGCTGTGGCGCTGGAGCATCGACCTCGCCTCGGGCACCGTGACCGAGGACCGGCTGGACGACCGGGCCGGCGAGTTCCCGCGGATCGACGACCGCCAAGCCGGCCTCGACGCCCGCTTCGGGTACGTCGCGGGGTCCACCAAGGCCCAGATGCTGGACCGGCTGCGCCGCTACGACCTGCACACCGGCACGTCGCGCGAGCACGTGTTCGCGCCCGGCCAGACGATCGGCGAGGCGGTCTTCGTCCCGGCCGAGGACAAGCCCGGCGGCGCGGGCTGGCTGCTCACCTACGTCTACGACGGCGCGACGGATCGCAGCGACCTGGTCGTGCTCGACGCCCAGGACATCGCCGCGGCCCCGGTCGCCACCGTGCACCTGCCCGCCCGGGTGCCCACCGGATTCCACGGCAACTGGCTCCCCGAAAGCTGA
- a CDS encoding exopolyphosphatase, producing the protein MGPVVGVLDVGSFSARLVVLEPGGSPLDPVLTHQTRLRLDRSLDEEGRLSSCGIAAISAAVAGGMAVAKDHGVPEVFPLATSSVRDAANAREVVGRVACDTGVELRFLSGRREAELTYVAARRWFGAAAGPLLALDIGGGTVELSAGAGGQATFARSLPLGARSVTRDWLPAEPPVRGKQVRALREHVLAQVTEALGDAKAELAEHRVVGCSKVLRQLARLAGDRAGKDRELLLDDLRAWIPRLAAMPSALRAQLPGISRQRAQQALGGAVVAEALLTVSGGAVAICPWSTRDGLLLTLLDRLPGSGKHARPAA; encoded by the coding sequence GTGGGACCGGTTGTTGGCGTCTTGGATGTCGGTTCGTTCAGCGCACGGCTCGTCGTGCTGGAACCCGGCGGATCGCCCCTGGACCCGGTGCTGACCCACCAGACGCGGCTGCGTCTCGACCGCTCGCTCGACGAGGAGGGCAGGCTGTCCTCCTGCGGGATCGCGGCCATCTCCGCGGCGGTCGCGGGCGGCATGGCGGTGGCGAAGGACCACGGTGTGCCCGAGGTGTTCCCCCTGGCTACGTCGTCCGTCCGGGACGCGGCCAACGCGCGCGAGGTGGTCGGCCGGGTCGCCTGCGACACCGGCGTGGAGCTGCGCTTCCTGTCCGGCCGACGCGAGGCGGAGCTGACCTACGTGGCGGCACGCCGATGGTTTGGCGCGGCGGCCGGCCCGCTGCTCGCGTTGGACATCGGCGGCGGCACGGTCGAGCTGTCCGCCGGTGCCGGTGGACAGGCCACCTTCGCCCGCTCGCTGCCGCTGGGCGCCCGCTCGGTGACCCGCGACTGGCTCCCGGCGGAGCCGCCCGTGCGGGGAAAACAGGTCCGCGCGCTGCGGGAACACGTGCTGGCCCAGGTCACCGAGGCACTCGGCGACGCCAAGGCGGAGCTGGCCGAGCACCGCGTGGTCGGCTGCTCTAAAGTCTTGCGGCAACTGGCCCGCCTTGCCGGCGACCGCGCCGGCAAGGACCGCGAACTGCTGCTGGATGACCTGCGCGCATGGATCCCCCGGCTGGCCGCGATGCCGTCGGCGCTCCGGGCGCAGCTGCCCGGCATCTCACGCCAGCGGGCACAGCAGGCCCTCGGCGGAGCGGTGGTGGCGGAGGCTCTGCTGACTGTTTCTGGTGGCGCGGTGGCGATTTGCCCGTGGTCCACTCGCGATGGTCTGCTGCTGACGCTGCTGGATCGGTTGCCTGGCAGTGGGAAGCACGCCCGTCCGGCGGCGTGA
- a CDS encoding HAD family hydrolase, whose amino-acid sequence MIGLPDTITACLFDLDGVLTGTAVLHREAWKRTFDEFLRTRDGETFQEFTDHDYAAYVDGRPRADGVREFLRSRGIALPEGTPDDGVDTPTVNGIGNRKNELVLKIIDEEGVNPYPGSIRYLEAAEQAGLKIAVVTSSANGAKVLDAADLSRFVQARVDGLVIRRDGLRGKPAPDSFLAGAKELEVTPAQAAVFEDAQSGVQAGKAGGFGYVVGVNRANQAAELRAHGADVVVDDLAELLTGHDVPESAR is encoded by the coding sequence ATGATCGGACTGCCCGACACCATCACCGCCTGTCTGTTCGACTTGGACGGTGTGCTCACCGGGACGGCCGTGCTCCACCGCGAAGCGTGGAAGCGGACGTTCGACGAGTTTCTGCGCACCCGCGATGGCGAGACCTTCCAGGAGTTCACCGACCACGACTACGCGGCCTATGTGGACGGCCGCCCGCGCGCCGACGGCGTGCGCGAGTTCCTGCGTTCGCGCGGCATCGCACTGCCCGAAGGCACTCCGGACGACGGCGTCGACACACCGACCGTCAACGGCATCGGCAACCGCAAGAACGAACTGGTCCTCAAGATCATCGACGAAGAGGGCGTCAACCCCTACCCCGGATCGATCCGCTACCTCGAAGCGGCCGAACAGGCCGGACTGAAGATCGCCGTGGTCACCTCGTCGGCCAATGGCGCGAAGGTACTCGACGCCGCGGATCTGTCCCGGTTCGTGCAGGCGCGGGTGGACGGCCTGGTGATCCGCCGCGACGGGCTGCGCGGCAAGCCCGCCCCCGATTCGTTCCTTGCCGGCGCGAAGGAACTCGAAGTCACCCCGGCGCAGGCCGCGGTGTTCGAAGACGCACAATCCGGAGTACAGGCCGGAAAGGCGGGCGGATTCGGGTATGTCGTGGGCGTCAACCGTGCGAACCAGGCCGCCGAACTGCGCGCGCACGGCGCCGACGTGGTGGTCGACGATCTCGCCGAGCTCCTGACCGGGCACGACGTGCCGGAGTCCGCCCGGTGA